The Geotalea uraniireducens Rf4 genome window below encodes:
- a CDS encoding polysaccharide biosynthesis protein, protein MTSMFTDKTLLITGGTGTFGNAVLRRFLETEIGEIRVFSRDEKKQDDMRKHFTHPKLRFYIGDVRTESSLRGAIQGVDFVFHAAALKQVPSCEFFPLEALRTNALGTENVLNAAIGAGVRRVIVLSTDKAVYPINAMGISKAMMEKLAVAKSRVAAPQTTICCTRYGNVMASRGSVIPLFLKQIQDGKGITITDPKMTRFMMTIEDAVDLVLYAFEHGSAGDTFVQKAPSCTIGALAEALKKLTGSRVPIEIIGTRHGEKLYETLLTREEMAVAEDQGGYYRVPADNRDLNYGKYFTEGKERITEQTDYNSHNVPLLDADGMAELLKKLPCVQQALRGEKVARGKE, encoded by the coding sequence ATGACTTCGATGTTCACCGACAAGACCCTCCTCATCACCGGCGGGACCGGTACCTTCGGCAATGCCGTTCTGCGCCGCTTTTTGGAGACGGAAATCGGCGAGATCCGTGTTTTCTCCCGCGACGAGAAGAAGCAGGACGATATGCGCAAGCACTTCACCCATCCGAAGCTACGCTTTTACATCGGTGATGTGCGCACTGAATCAAGTCTGCGCGGCGCCATACAGGGGGTGGATTTCGTCTTTCACGCTGCTGCACTCAAGCAGGTGCCGTCGTGCGAATTCTTTCCCCTCGAAGCGTTGCGTACCAACGCCCTGGGTACGGAGAACGTCCTCAATGCCGCCATCGGTGCGGGCGTACGGCGGGTGATCGTACTCAGTACCGACAAGGCTGTCTATCCGATCAACGCCATGGGGATCTCCAAAGCGATGATGGAGAAGCTCGCTGTCGCCAAGTCCCGCGTCGCCGCACCTCAAACGACGATCTGCTGCACCCGCTACGGTAACGTCATGGCGAGTCGTGGTTCGGTAATTCCCCTTTTTCTGAAGCAGATTCAGGATGGGAAAGGGATCACTATCACAGACCCGAAGATGACTCGCTTCATGATGACGATTGAGGATGCGGTTGACTTGGTCCTCTATGCATTTGAACACGGCTCTGCCGGTGACACCTTCGTGCAGAAGGCCCCTTCCTGCACCATCGGTGCCCTCGCCGAGGCCCTGAAAAAGCTTACCGGCAGCAGAGTGCCGATTGAGATCATCGGCACGCGCCATGGCGAAAAGTTGTATGAAACCCTCCTTACCCGCGAAGAGATGGCAGTCGCCGAAGATCAGGGAGGATATTACCGGGTTCCGGCGGACAACCGCGATCTCAACTATGGCAAGTACTTCACTGAGGGTAAAGAGCGGATCACCGAGCAGACCGACTACAATTCGCACAACGTTCCGCTCTTAGATGCCGACGGCATGGCCGAGCTGCTCAAGAAACTCCCTTGTGTCCAACAGGCCCTGCGCGGGGAAAAAGTTGCCAGAGGAAAAGAATGA
- a CDS encoding NAD-dependent epimerase/dehydratase family protein, whose product MSILRNKRILVTGGAGFIGSALVKRLVNENATVDVIDNLWRGKLDNLLDSNGMSCINLKKNFYHVDLTDHNQCVQYIKDYDYVFHLADIVGGIQFAFSNELFIFRQNITIDTNVVSACITNGIGNYIYVGTACSYPKYLQMNKGITALKEDQVYPAEPESSYGWSKLMGEYGADLALKSGRINVGILRFHNVYGPGVEFEGNTAQVLPSLMRKAIRFPQEDFIVWGSGNQYRDFVYIDDIVEGLILVAQHGMNKGAIQIGSEKSVTIKKSAEMIVKISGKPIKPVFDIQRPEGDYGRIAICEKARNILNWEPKIDHHEGFKLTYNWIQQKIREGHK is encoded by the coding sequence ATGAGCATTCTAAGAAATAAAAGAATTTTAGTTACCGGGGGGGCAGGATTTATCGGGAGCGCCCTTGTAAAACGCTTGGTAAATGAAAATGCAACAGTTGATGTAATAGACAACTTGTGGAGAGGTAAGTTGGATAATCTGTTGGACTCTAATGGGATGTCTTGCATAAACTTAAAGAAGAACTTTTATCATGTCGACTTAACAGATCATAATCAATGCGTTCAATACATTAAGGATTATGATTATGTTTTTCACTTGGCTGATATAGTGGGAGGGATACAATTTGCGTTCAGTAATGAATTATTTATATTCCGTCAAAACATTACAATAGATACGAATGTAGTCTCAGCCTGCATTACAAATGGAATAGGAAATTATATTTATGTCGGTACTGCATGTAGTTATCCAAAGTACCTTCAAATGAATAAAGGCATTACTGCATTGAAAGAAGATCAAGTTTATCCTGCTGAACCTGAGTCAAGTTATGGGTGGAGTAAGTTGATGGGCGAGTATGGAGCAGATCTTGCGCTTAAGTCGGGAAGGATAAATGTTGGAATATTGAGATTCCATAATGTGTATGGACCTGGTGTTGAATTCGAAGGTAATACGGCACAAGTTCTGCCGTCGCTAATGAGAAAGGCCATTCGGTTCCCTCAAGAGGATTTTATTGTTTGGGGAAGTGGTAATCAGTACAGAGACTTTGTTTATATTGATGATATTGTTGAAGGTTTAATCTTAGTTGCTCAACATGGCATGAATAAAGGTGCAATTCAAATAGGGTCAGAAAAATCAGTCACTATAAAAAAGTCTGCTGAAATGATTGTAAAAATAAGTGGAAAACCTATTAAACCAGTTTTTGACATTCAAAGACCAGAAGGTGACTATGGGAGAATTGCTATTTGTGAGAAGGCAAGAAATATACTTAACTGGGAACCGAAGATTGATCATCATGAGGGTTTTAAATTAACGTATAATTGGATACAACAGAAGATTCGTGAAGGACATAAATAA
- a CDS encoding GumC family protein produces MTPNFPNQSSQTPLQPAEVHLHDYLRVIMRRRWSFIGVFCVVFLGVAIYTYSVKPTYEAFATLHVHDSKSGKGDLLGALGVSEKNTVDAEIEIVKSRTNLEQVAKRLHLNWLVSEKSRGLDFKLLEFQAPDSQADYQVELTGLDSYRVLDAAGKLLGNGKSGVPMHLQAGAASFLLTDLKGKSGDSFRISMRPLDVAAAGLKGRIKAQEVGKRTGIFRLSYTDTNPVMVRDVVNTLAQVYLEQSVAFKTEEASKSLEFIEGQMNNVQGELDTAEKNLQAYKTGSGVVKLDSEAYELVKKISETEKERTELALQRKQMEFALAAMRDAARRGKVYTPAALKDDPGVAAMAGKLADLEVQKQAVLAETTESHPQVNALKSQINEIQRKLAAIYETNQKNIVRQENTVAQTLTRYEGQLKQLPAAERDLARLMRYTKVNAEIYTFLLQKHEEARIAKASTISNINVIDQAITPREPIKPLKQKNLLLGFLVGLMLGAGLAFFQEYLDDTIKDAEGARRELNAPILAVIPFIPRREGQASTDFGTSLITQHEPKSSVAEAFRSLRTSIHFSAINREKKTLIVTSTFPGEGKSTISANLAVTLVQSGARVLLIDCDLRRPTLHEHFNRAKAPGLTEVLAGDASFASALYNTGIARLDFVSAGTSPPNPAELLGSNRMANLLLKLRDTYDHIVIDAPPVLAVTDAPLLTTRCDMAIIVMETERVPVKAAQRMAEMLANVGAPVAGAVVNDKSGRSRERYGYYGNSYYGYGYYGSGYYSEEGKTENKRKPWWSKFFS; encoded by the coding sequence ATGACACCCAACTTCCCAAATCAATCCAGCCAGACCCCCCTGCAACCGGCCGAAGTCCACCTTCACGATTACCTGCGCGTCATTATGCGCCGACGCTGGAGCTTCATCGGTGTTTTCTGTGTCGTGTTTTTAGGCGTAGCCATCTATACCTACTCCGTAAAGCCTACCTACGAGGCGTTCGCCACCCTCCACGTTCATGATAGTAAGAGTGGAAAAGGTGACCTCCTCGGGGCGCTGGGAGTTTCCGAGAAGAACACGGTCGATGCGGAGATCGAGATCGTCAAGTCGCGCACCAATCTTGAGCAAGTGGCAAAAAGGCTTCACCTGAACTGGCTGGTTTCCGAAAAATCCAGAGGGCTTGATTTTAAGTTGCTGGAATTCCAGGCTCCGGACAGTCAGGCGGATTACCAGGTGGAATTGACCGGTCTGGATAGCTACCGGGTTCTGGATGCTGCGGGCAAGCTGCTCGGTAACGGCAAAAGCGGTGTTCCCATGCACTTGCAGGCGGGAGCTGCAAGTTTTCTTTTAACCGACCTGAAGGGGAAGTCGGGCGACAGTTTTCGCATTTCCATGCGCCCCTTGGATGTGGCAGCAGCCGGACTCAAGGGAAGAATCAAGGCTCAGGAAGTGGGGAAAAGGACAGGGATCTTCCGCCTTTCTTATACAGACACAAATCCGGTCATGGTGCGGGATGTGGTTAATACCCTGGCGCAGGTCTACCTGGAACAGAGCGTTGCCTTCAAGACCGAGGAGGCAAGCAAGTCTCTCGAGTTCATCGAAGGACAGATGAACAATGTGCAAGGCGAGCTGGATACTGCCGAGAAGAACCTGCAAGCCTATAAAACCGGCTCCGGCGTGGTGAAGCTCGACAGCGAGGCTTATGAGCTGGTCAAAAAAATATCTGAAACCGAGAAAGAACGGACCGAACTTGCCCTCCAGCGCAAGCAAATGGAATTCGCCCTGGCTGCAATGCGGGACGCTGCCAGGCGGGGAAAGGTCTATACCCCGGCTGCACTCAAGGACGATCCCGGCGTGGCAGCCATGGCCGGTAAGCTGGCCGATCTGGAGGTACAGAAGCAGGCTGTCCTGGCTGAGACCACTGAATCCCACCCCCAGGTGAACGCGCTCAAAAGCCAGATAAACGAGATCCAGCGGAAGCTTGCCGCCATTTATGAGACCAACCAGAAGAACATCGTCCGGCAAGAGAACACGGTGGCCCAGACCCTGACCCGTTACGAAGGTCAACTCAAACAGCTGCCTGCAGCCGAGCGCGACCTGGCCCGCCTCATGCGTTATACCAAGGTCAACGCCGAAATCTATACCTTCCTTCTCCAGAAACACGAGGAGGCGCGTATTGCCAAGGCTTCCACCATAAGCAACATCAACGTCATCGACCAGGCCATCACCCCGCGGGAGCCGATCAAACCGCTCAAGCAGAAGAACCTGCTGCTCGGCTTCCTGGTCGGTTTGATGCTCGGAGCGGGACTTGCTTTCTTTCAGGAATACCTTGACGATACCATCAAGGATGCCGAGGGTGCCCGGCGTGAACTGAACGCGCCGATTCTGGCGGTAATCCCGTTCATTCCCCGCCGGGAAGGTCAAGCATCCACTGACTTCGGCACATCGTTGATCACCCAGCATGAGCCGAAATCGTCCGTAGCTGAAGCGTTCCGAAGCCTCAGGACCAGCATCCACTTTTCCGCCATCAACCGGGAGAAGAAAACCCTTATCGTTACCAGCACCTTTCCCGGTGAAGGGAAGTCCACCATTTCGGCTAATCTGGCGGTCACCCTGGTGCAGTCCGGTGCCCGGGTGCTGCTCATCGACTGCGACCTGCGTCGGCCCACTTTGCATGAACACTTCAATCGTGCCAAGGCGCCGGGACTCACCGAGGTTCTTGCCGGCGATGCGAGCTTTGCGAGCGCACTCTATAACACCGGCATTGCACGCCTTGATTTCGTCAGCGCCGGCACCTCACCTCCAAACCCTGCCGAGCTTCTCGGTTCAAACCGGATGGCGAATCTGCTTTTGAAACTGCGGGACACCTACGACCATATTGTGATTGATGCCCCGCCGGTATTGGCGGTTACGGATGCACCGCTTCTGACGACGCGCTGCGATATGGCCATTATCGTCATGGAGACCGAGCGGGTGCCGGTAAAGGCGGCCCAGCGCATGGCCGAGATGCTGGCCAATGTCGGGGCGCCGGTTGCCGGGGCGGTGGTCAACGACAAGTCCGGCCGAAGCCGCGAGCGCTACGGGTACTACGGCAACAGCTATTACGGGTACGGCTATTACGGTTCCGGGTACTATTCCGAAGAGGGAAAGACTGAAAATAAAAGGAAACCCTGGTGGAGCAAGTTTTTCAGTTAA
- a CDS encoding ABC transporter ATP-binding protein, with the protein MSKPIIEVENLSKCYRIGSNKEPYLSLRDELVKFASRFRPRAKDQGQSETNFWALDDVSFSVQEGEAIGIIGRNGAGKSTLLKILSQITPPTKGHITMRGRVASLLEVGTGFHPELTGRENIFLNGAILGMSREEIIRKFDEIVAFAEVERFLDTPVKRYSSGMYVRLAFAVAAHLEPEILVVDEVLAVGDAEFQKKCLGKMGEVAKGGRTVLFVSHNMAAVESLCSSAIVFEQGRCGNIGPTVDNINKYLSNIKSIIAVPLKDRNDRTGKGIIRFTDIRVIQDKPLIDHDLFNTIVVNIKLVNGYDTDVKVRLALTIRTSSEIGLVSCDSALKGELYTLPKLAESSLTCEIISPPLNAGEYYLNIAIFNNGIEPEDWITSACGFNIEQKGFDDHINTNPFPILSKFKWKVLSEVRSEHV; encoded by the coding sequence ATGTCAAAACCAATTATTGAAGTCGAAAATCTGAGCAAATGCTACCGCATCGGCTCCAATAAAGAGCCATACCTGTCCCTGCGTGACGAGCTCGTAAAGTTTGCCTCCCGATTCCGACCAAGGGCCAAGGACCAAGGACAGTCGGAGACGAATTTTTGGGCACTTGACGACGTGAGCTTCTCCGTTCAGGAAGGTGAGGCGATCGGCATCATTGGCCGTAACGGTGCCGGCAAGAGCACCCTGCTTAAGATCCTTTCTCAGATTACGCCTCCAACAAAAGGCCATATAACCATGCGCGGCAGGGTAGCGAGTCTGTTAGAGGTGGGAACTGGGTTTCATCCGGAGTTGACCGGCCGTGAGAACATTTTTCTTAATGGCGCTATTCTGGGGATGAGCCGCGAGGAGATCATAAGGAAGTTCGACGAAATTGTTGCGTTTGCGGAGGTGGAGAGATTTCTTGATACGCCTGTCAAGCGCTATTCCAGTGGCATGTATGTGCGATTAGCGTTTGCTGTTGCGGCTCACTTGGAGCCGGAGATACTGGTAGTGGATGAAGTGCTGGCGGTGGGAGATGCGGAGTTTCAGAAGAAGTGTTTGGGGAAAATGGGAGAGGTGGCGAAAGGCGGGCGGACAGTTTTGTTTGTGAGTCACAATATGGCTGCAGTTGAGTCATTATGTTCATCGGCAATCGTTTTTGAGCAAGGGAGATGTGGTAATATTGGTCCTACAGTTGACAATATTAATAAATATTTGAGCAACATTAAGAGCATTATTGCAGTTCCTCTAAAGGATAGAAATGATCGAACTGGCAAAGGAATCATTCGTTTTACAGATATTCGCGTAATTCAAGATAAACCATTAATTGATCATGATTTATTTAATACTATAGTAGTTAATATTAAATTAGTGAATGGATATGACACAGATGTAAAAGTCCGTCTTGCACTAACAATCAGGACTTCTAGTGAAATAGGACTTGTTTCCTGTGATTCAGCGCTGAAAGGGGAACTTTATACGTTACCTAAATTGGCAGAATCTAGTTTAACGTGTGAAATAATATCGCCACCGCTCAATGCTGGTGAATATTATCTTAATATTGCAATATTTAATAATGGAATAGAACCTGAAGACTGGATTACATCTGCATGTGGTTTCAACATTGAACAAAAAGGTTTTGATGACCATATCAATACTAATCCATTTCCAATATTATCTAAATTTAAGTGGAAAGTTTTAAGTGAAGTGAGGTCAGAACATGTTTAA
- a CDS encoding tyrosine-protein phosphatase, giving the protein MMTDIQNLKLKTQNLTDWHCHILPGIDDGPATMDESIAMARGLRLAGYTTVYCTPHLVRGSYEVDNAMVLATLAALQAELVQQQIGLRLLPGREYYLDEYLIEYLKDPLPLGDTKYIMIEIPNHMPVAFIKETCYRIKCAGFVPMIAHPERCMHFAVQSQKPAGNLNRILGLFNGSNSKFKTENSKLEEASLSYYLKEIGCRFQGNLGSFVGRYGQTVRTNAERLRETGLYACFGTDYHSASGCSQKFSIQHEYSPVSGCLQSAARGR; this is encoded by the coding sequence ATGATGACTGATATCCAAAATTTAAAACTTAAAACCCAAAACTTGACAGACTGGCATTGCCACATACTTCCAGGCATCGACGATGGGCCGGCCACCATGGACGAATCTATAGCGATGGCAAGAGGCTTGCGTTTGGCTGGTTACACCACGGTTTATTGCACGCCACACCTGGTCCGGGGGAGCTATGAGGTTGACAATGCAATGGTCCTTGCGACTTTGGCTGCTCTCCAGGCGGAACTCGTACAACAACAGATAGGGCTGCGGCTTCTCCCTGGACGGGAATACTACCTTGATGAATATCTTATTGAATACTTGAAAGATCCGCTGCCGCTTGGGGACACAAAATATATTATGATCGAGATTCCCAATCACATGCCGGTCGCGTTTATCAAGGAAACCTGTTACCGGATCAAATGTGCCGGTTTTGTGCCCATGATCGCCCACCCAGAGCGCTGCATGCATTTCGCAGTACAGTCGCAGAAACCGGCCGGGAACTTGAACCGGATACTCGGCCTGTTTAATGGTTCCAACTCAAAATTTAAAACCGAAAACTCAAAACTCGAGGAAGCTTCGCTTTCCTACTACCTCAAGGAGATCGGCTGCCGGTTCCAGGGCAATCTGGGAAGTTTCGTCGGCCGCTATGGTCAAACGGTCCGGACAAACGCCGAGCGTTTAAGGGAGACAGGGCTGTACGCCTGCTTCGGAACCGATTACCATTCTGCGTCAGGATGTTCGCAGAAGTTCTCGATTCAACATGAATATTCACCCGTTAGCGGGTGCCTGCAAAGTGCGGCTCGTGGACGATAA
- a CDS encoding polysaccharide biosynthesis/export family protein produces MKLWSHRLCKALLFTLVCSILNGCPRYAPLPAGTVKEIDGHAASPIVAKESVTVTGEPLNGAPPADYLVGSGDILSVTVYGRADLVGMAGKGSRVDVNGTIQLPLVGSVQVAGLSLQQVRDRLQDSFKHYLREPSVVVEVLEYKSHPVYLLGQFKVSGTHYMDRPLNLLQGLALGNGLDATANLRGARLLRGKKILAVDIYSLLHEGDQRQNVWLQPGDTIYVPDNSLQNVFVFGAVKTPGPIPMRNGQLTLHQAVAAAGGLGETGYDPNLRIIRSLSPTRGELMVVDLDKILAGEARPFQLMDGDIVYVPKDFVGNWNQAINELLPTLQAVGAILNPFVQIKFLSQ; encoded by the coding sequence ATGAAATTATGGTCCCACCGCCTCTGTAAAGCCCTTCTGTTTACCTTGGTTTGTTCCATTCTGAATGGTTGTCCCCGCTATGCTCCTCTGCCGGCCGGGACGGTCAAGGAAATCGACGGCCATGCAGCTTCGCCCATCGTTGCCAAAGAATCCGTCACAGTTACCGGTGAGCCTCTGAATGGCGCCCCGCCCGCCGACTACCTGGTCGGCTCCGGCGACATCCTTTCGGTCACTGTCTACGGCCGCGCCGATCTGGTCGGGATGGCGGGCAAGGGGAGCCGGGTGGATGTCAACGGCACTATCCAGCTGCCGCTGGTCGGCTCGGTTCAGGTCGCCGGGCTCTCACTCCAGCAGGTCCGTGACCGGCTCCAGGACTCTTTCAAACATTACCTGCGCGAACCGTCGGTGGTGGTTGAGGTTCTCGAATACAAAAGCCACCCCGTCTATCTCCTCGGACAGTTCAAGGTGTCCGGGACGCATTACATGGACCGGCCGTTGAATCTTTTGCAGGGGCTGGCTCTCGGGAACGGCCTCGACGCCACTGCCAACCTGCGCGGAGCACGGCTGTTGCGCGGCAAAAAGATCCTGGCGGTGGATATCTACAGCCTGCTCCATGAAGGCGACCAGCGCCAGAACGTCTGGCTCCAGCCGGGAGATACCATCTATGTGCCGGACAACAGCCTGCAGAACGTTTTCGTATTCGGCGCGGTCAAGACCCCCGGCCCCATCCCGATGAGGAATGGCCAGTTGACCCTCCACCAGGCAGTGGCAGCGGCGGGAGGGTTGGGGGAGACCGGCTATGACCCGAATCTCCGCATCATCCGCTCCTTGTCCCCCACCCGTGGAGAATTGATGGTCGTGGACCTCGACAAAATCCTGGCGGGCGAGGCCCGACCGTTTCAGCTTATGGACGGCGACATCGTCTATGTGCCAAAGGATTTCGTGGGCAACTGGAACCAGGCCATCAACGAGCTATTGCCGACTCTTCAGGCAGTTGGCGCAATTCTGAATCCGTTTGTGCAAATCAAGTTCTTAAGTCAGTGA
- a CDS encoding nucleotide sugar dehydrogenase → MKQQLLSRIKDKTAVVGIIGLGYVGLPLMLRFVEEGYRVLGFDIDQSKIDKLQQGQSYIRHIPAKPIAAAVTNGLFDGTTDFSRTAEADALFICVPTPLNRYREPDLTFVLNSTDAIVPHLRPGQLVSLESTTYPGTTNEELLPRLESRGLNVGKDIFLVFSPEREDPGNERFTTRTIPKVCGGVTSACLEAGLALYGQVIDRVVPVSSTRAAEMTKLLENIHRAVNIGLVNELKIVCDVMGIDIREVIDAAATKPFGFTPYYPGPGLGGHCIPIDPFYLTWKAREYGLHTRFIELAGEVNTAMPDWVVGKVMDALNERGKALKGARVLVLGIAYKKNVDDMRESPSVELMEKLQKKGAVIAYSDPHVSVFPKMREHYFDLKSVELTPENLREYDCVLVGTHHDAFDYRMIRTHASLIVDTRGVYREPFATLVKA, encoded by the coding sequence ATGAAACAACAGCTTCTGTCTCGCATTAAAGACAAGACCGCCGTCGTCGGCATTATTGGCCTTGGTTATGTTGGCTTGCCGCTCATGCTCCGATTTGTCGAAGAAGGGTACCGGGTACTCGGCTTCGACATAGACCAGTCAAAGATAGACAAGTTGCAGCAGGGGCAGAGCTACATCAGGCATATCCCTGCCAAGCCGATTGCCGCTGCCGTGACTAATGGCCTTTTTGACGGCACCACGGATTTCAGTCGCACTGCTGAGGCCGATGCCCTGTTTATCTGCGTCCCAACTCCCCTCAATCGGTACCGCGAACCGGACCTGACCTTCGTCCTCAATTCCACCGATGCTATCGTTCCTCATCTGCGTCCCGGCCAGCTTGTTTCCCTTGAAAGCACCACATACCCCGGCACTACCAATGAAGAGCTTCTTCCCCGTCTCGAATCCAGAGGGCTAAATGTCGGAAAAGATATCTTTCTCGTTTTTTCTCCCGAACGGGAGGACCCGGGAAACGAGCGGTTTACGACCCGAACCATCCCAAAGGTTTGTGGCGGGGTGACTTCCGCCTGCTTGGAGGCAGGGCTTGCCCTCTACGGTCAGGTGATCGATAGAGTCGTACCGGTTTCTTCCACCCGCGCAGCCGAGATGACGAAGCTCCTCGAGAACATCCACCGGGCGGTCAATATCGGCTTGGTGAACGAGTTAAAGATTGTCTGCGACGTCATGGGGATCGACATCCGCGAGGTGATAGACGCCGCCGCCACCAAGCCGTTCGGTTTCACCCCTTATTATCCCGGCCCAGGTCTGGGAGGCCACTGCATCCCCATCGACCCGTTCTATCTCACCTGGAAGGCACGGGAGTATGGCCTGCATACCCGTTTCATCGAGCTTGCCGGAGAGGTCAACACCGCCATGCCCGACTGGGTGGTGGGGAAGGTGATGGACGCCTTGAACGAGCGGGGGAAAGCGCTCAAGGGGGCGCGGGTGCTGGTGCTCGGGATTGCTTATAAGAAGAACGTAGACGACATGCGGGAATCCCCCAGTGTCGAACTGATGGAGAAGCTGCAAAAGAAAGGGGCAGTAATCGCTTACAGTGACCCACATGTGTCGGTCTTTCCCAAAATGCGTGAGCATTATTTTGATCTAAAGAGTGTCGAGCTTACGCCGGAGAATCTGCGGGAGTATGACTGTGTGCTGGTCGGCACCCATCACGATGCATTTGATTACAGGATGATCCGCACACATGCTTCTCTGATTGTCGATACGCGGGGTGTGTATCGTGAACCGTTTGCAACGTTGGTGAAGGCATAG
- a CDS encoding ABC transporter permease — MSRPEFVIAPPKRWLSINWQELWRYRDLFLVLAWRDITVRYKQTALGVVWAIFQPFVTMIVFTFIFNRMASINSGDGTPYPVFLYVGLLLWQYYSGTLTNASNSMISNASLIQKVYFPRLIVPATSATTGLIDLAISAVILIGMMIYYGVMPHLVGILILPALLGCAVLSALGMGLLLASLNIKYRDVRFALPFFIQIMMYVTPVIYPVKMLDNYPVVKGLMLWLNPISGVITNARAGLLGQGSVDFGVLGISLLMSVVYFVVGLYYFRSTERFFADIV; from the coding sequence TTGTCACGACCTGAATTCGTCATAGCCCCGCCGAAGCGGTGGCTCTCCATCAACTGGCAGGAATTGTGGCGCTACCGGGACCTTTTTCTGGTTCTCGCCTGGCGTGACATTACCGTGCGTTACAAACAGACCGCGCTGGGGGTCGTCTGGGCGATCTTCCAGCCGTTCGTCACGATGATCGTCTTTACCTTTATTTTCAACCGCATGGCTAGCATCAATAGTGGCGACGGCACTCCCTACCCTGTCTTTCTGTATGTAGGGCTTCTTCTTTGGCAGTACTATTCCGGCACTCTGACCAATGCCAGCAACTCAATGATCAGCAACGCTTCCTTGATCCAGAAGGTCTACTTTCCCCGGCTCATCGTCCCTGCGACATCAGCAACCACCGGTCTGATTGATTTGGCTATTTCGGCCGTCATTCTGATTGGCATGATGATCTATTACGGGGTAATGCCGCACCTGGTCGGCATTTTGATCCTGCCTGCTCTCTTGGGATGTGCCGTGCTCAGTGCTCTGGGGATGGGGCTGCTGCTGGCGTCACTGAATATAAAGTACCGGGACGTCCGTTTTGCGTTGCCGTTCTTCATCCAGATCATGATGTACGTCACACCGGTCATCTACCCGGTCAAGATGCTGGACAACTACCCGGTGGTTAAGGGACTAATGCTCTGGCTCAACCCAATCTCGGGGGTTATCACCAACGCCCGCGCCGGACTGCTTGGGCAGGGCTCGGTCGATTTTGGAGTACTAGGAATCTCCTTGTTGATGAGCGTGGTTTATTTTGTCGTTGGCCTTTATTACTTCAGAAGCACCGAGCGGTTTTTCGCGGATATTGTTTGA
- a CDS encoding DUF1698 domain-containing protein, translating to MFKTIINRMLGNTHSTNEIINDFSMPMFIDGETNINQWIDAGIKGFKEWYQPVDFGDGIVAHVTTPPRWEASPELDSVRGIAKWDYIVKKHMPSLVGKRVLDLGCNNGVFSIQLARSGAKEVIGIDRNQLIKQKSGSILPIQDVIAQANFVKQAIEHKEKKKYPITYIVHDVGTLNMLNLGRFDMILALCVVYHEMNDTPKLIQALSSMTDHLVLQTTLLHSGELAKWASPHILADLLIKAGFTNVEIDSPPDYSWPMIIGKRLN from the coding sequence ATGTTTAAAACGATCATCAATAGAATGCTAGGCAATACACACAGTACAAATGAAATAATTAATGATTTTTCCATGCCAATGTTCATTGATGGAGAAACAAATATTAATCAATGGATAGATGCTGGAATTAAAGGATTCAAGGAATGGTATCAACCCGTTGATTTTGGAGATGGCATTGTAGCTCACGTTACTACTCCGCCAAGGTGGGAAGCTAGTCCGGAACTTGACAGCGTTAGGGGAATTGCAAAGTGGGATTATATTGTAAAAAAACATATGCCGAGTTTAGTCGGAAAACGTGTCCTAGATCTTGGATGCAATAATGGCGTGTTTTCAATACAACTCGCTCGTTCTGGTGCAAAGGAAGTAATCGGAATAGATAGAAACCAATTAATAAAACAGAAATCTGGTTCAATTTTGCCGATACAAGACGTTATTGCACAAGCTAATTTTGTCAAACAAGCAATTGAGCATAAAGAAAAGAAGAAATACCCAATAACTTATATTGTTCATGATGTCGGCACCTTAAATATGCTGAATCTTGGAAGGTTTGATATGATTCTTGCTCTGTGTGTGGTTTATCATGAGATGAATGACACACCCAAGCTGATTCAAGCTTTATCTTCAATGACTGATCACCTTGTACTACAAACCACATTATTACATAGCGGAGAATTGGCTAAATGGGCATCGCCTCACATTCTAGCTGATTTGTTAATAAAGGCGGGATTTACAAATGTTGAAATTGATTCTCCCCCTGATTATTCATGGCCGATGATTATTGGTAAGCGTTTGAATTAG